The Gammaproteobacteria bacterium DNA window GTCATAGACGTGCCTGTACCGCATTGTCGCCGGCGTGATAAAGCTGGGGCAGTAATTGTTGCCACTGTTGCTCCCAGGTTACGGTAGTACGGGCAATCACTCTTTCTTGCATAGTCTGTAGCAGCTCAACGGATTGGGGAGTCGCCAGTTGCAGAAGTTTTTGTGCCAATTGGCCCGGCGTTGTAAACAGAAAGCCGTTTATTCCATCCTGAATTTGTTCCTGCAGGCAAGGGCCGTAGTCCAGCGCACACACGACCAGCCCGGCGCCCTGCATATCAACAATTTTCATCGGCAGATCCACTTTGGAAGTGGAACGATGCAGACTTAGACCCAGATGAGCGCATCCTACCAATTTAGGGTAGTCCGCAGCATCCAACCAAGGGGTAAATACTTGTATGTGGTTTAGATTAAGCCCGGTAAGTATAGGGCTCCAATGTGCTTTTGTTGGACCGTCACCCGTGAGCAGGAAACTGAAATTCAAACAAGACTGCTCGGCTATTTGTTCCAATAAGGGAAGGGCCTGTAATAGTAATTCAAAGTCATCATCGCTGCTCCAACTGCTGGGGCAGATAATATTGAAACTGTTTTTAAAATATTTCGGATACAGTGCACGAGTTTGAGCCAGTTGGGTAGGGGAGAGTGGAAAAAACATAGGACCGGGGCGGTCATGAAACACTTGGACCTGGGGCAAGCCCCACCGTTGTTGTAATTCCTGTTTCATACAAACACTCACACAAAGATTGGTATGTGCCTTGGGTCCCATACGTTTTTCATAATATTTGACTAACTTAACTATCCAATGATCCTCGCCAAGACGCTGTGCCAGTATGCTGAAACTGTAATTGTGCCAATCTAACACCAGTCGGGAGGATTTCAACTTGGCTACGGCGCGGCATATGCTGAATGCGGGTAGGGATGGTGGACATTGCATCAGTATCACATCCGCTTTTGGACTGCGTAGAAGGGCAATCAGCAAAGCG harbors:
- a CDS encoding glycosyltransferase — translated: MPNLKKTVKPAITIVVLGDLGRSPRMQLHALALADLAKVCLIGEAGHAPYPQVEIHSDIQQYLIRPLDRYLTMKRTGLRSALQLIWQSIALLIALLRSPKADVILMQCPPSLPAFSICRAVAKLKSSRLVLDWHNYSFSILAQRLGEDHWIVKLVKYYEKRMGPKAHTNLCVSVCMKQELQQRWGLPQVQVFHDRPGPMFFPLSPTQLAQTRALYPKYFKNSFNIICPSSWSSDDDFELLLQALPLLEQIAEQSCLNFSFLLTGDGPTKAHWSPILTGLNLNHIQVFTPWLDAADYPKLVGCAHLGLSLHRSTSKVDLPMKIVDMQGAGLVVCALDYGPCLQEQIQDGINGFLFTTPGQLAQKLLQLATPQSVELLQTMQERVIARTTVTWEQQWQQLLPQLYHAGDNAVQARL